A stretch of Pomacea canaliculata isolate SZHN2017 linkage group LG6, ASM307304v1, whole genome shotgun sequence DNA encodes these proteins:
- the LOC112565907 gene encoding uncharacterized protein LOC112565907 isoform X2, with amino-acid sequence MGPNNVWDLKTNSRGTQTDLVAERTISECLTELKSSAEFQDLTYRLSRSHQDELCLLITREKMLGLLGMPVDPVTVCITASGVCSLNVIFLPIDTHNIMHNGQISLKLFRNILRKLNGRAGYGFCPGFKVEDFPKDFPFSKYGLKVLQQPFMRVQAKGCPVFYQCQKLRATVQPLGLELCPICWKAAAGYKSSLESPDAEMKVPATQKGSQHYAVTSFANSPSMSEHMAGLHNGTASVIKSEIGGSVKEERKQNCLQLNENVKPSSSVSHCKTSRKHSQSLRKESVTSVLDCQSYEKNPASNPLSVGDTSVPSAATSLDVESEQSSSMSLTAARDKSKKDFQQASEATGSHRLVLSARIKPFQTSQNLPSDVDRDIHEIVLADTNAKLSLCQKQAQINSSASSGDVEMIAHRESEASGEIVLSPYSSPLPLCIDEDADDN; translated from the exons ATGGGTCCTAACAACGTTTGGGACTTGAAAACAAACTCACGAGGCACTCAGACAGACCTGGTTGCTGAAAGAACCATCTCAGAATGCCTTACGGAGTTAAAATCCTCAGCAGAATTCCAAGATCTGACGTACAGG CTCAGCAGATCTCACCAGGATGAACTGTGCCTTCTTATCACACGCGAGAAGATGTTAGGTCTCCTAGGCATGCCTGTTGACCCTGTCACAGTCTGCATCACAGCCAGTGGCGTCTGTAGtctgaatgttatttttttgcCCATTGATACCCATAACATCATGCACAACGGGCAGATTTCTCTCAAACTGTTCCGCAACATCCTTCGCAAGCTGAATGGAAGAGCAGGCTATGGATTTTGCCCTGGCTTTAAGGTGGAAGACTTCCCCAAAGACTTTCCTTTTAGTAAGTATGGGCTGAAGGTCCTTCAGCAGCCATTCATGCGGGTTCAGGCAAAAGGATGTCCAGTTTTTTATCAGTGTCAGAAGCTTCGTGCCACTGTGCAGCCACTGGGCTTGGAACTCTGCCCCATCTGCTGGAAGGCTGCTGCTGGCTACAAGAGCTCCTTAGAGAGTCCAGATGCTGAGATGAAGGTTCCAGCAACACAGAAAGGTTCCCAGCATTACGCAGTAACCTCATTTGCAAATTCTCCAAGCATGTCTGAGCATATGGCTGGACTTCATAATGGAACAGCATCAGTAATAAAGAGTGAAATTGGTGGTTCAgttaaagaggaaagaaagcaGAATTGCTTACAGttgaatgaaaatgttaaacCTTCCTCATCAGTTTCTCACTGCAAGACATCACGAAAACATTCACAATCTCTCAGAAAGGAATCAGTGACATCTGTATTGGACTGTCAAAGTTatgaaaaaaatccagccaGTAATCCCTTGTCTGTAGGAGACACATCAGTGCCTTCTGCAGCTACATCCTTGGATGTGGAAAGTGAACAAAGCTCATCTATGTCACTGACGGCAGCCAGAGATAAGAGCAAGAAAGATTTTCAGCAAGCGTCGGAGGCGACTGGCAGTCATAGACTAGTTCTTTCAGCCCGAATCAAACCTTTTCAAACATCCCAGAATTTGCCGTCAGATGTGGATAGAGATATTCATGAAATTGTTCTTGCAGACACTAATGCCAAGCTCAGTCTTTGTCAGAAACAAGCACAGATCAATTCATCAGCAAGTTCAGGGGATGTGGAGATGATTGCCCATCGTGAATCAGAGGCATCTGGCGAAATTGTTTTGTCGCCTTACAGTTCTCCTCTGCCAC